In Terriglobus sp. TAA 43, a single window of DNA contains:
- a CDS encoding M28 family peptidase, which translates to MTVIYLRNKLAAVACAAAVVMGQGSFAQEAGGDKVDLTTLNAIKREAFERSQVMENLYYMSEVYGPRVNNSRNHRAAAEWAMKQMKEWGLQNVHLESWGPFGYGWQIKKFYGALETPAYASLIGFPLAWTPGTEGPVTAEAVWAPLHSERDFEKYKGKLKGKIVLIFDPRELEMHTEAEARRTTDAEVMARTITNDVSRPGGFGGARPGAAAPRPGDITPTTTSTAAPSGMVLRNKINKFLKDEGAAVAITPGYNGDGGTVFASYGGSQNPNDPVGPPMAAITPEQYNRVVRLLQHGEHPKLTFDIQVDYQKDDLNGFNVIGEIPGTTKADEVVMVGGHFDSWQGGTGATDNGTGSSVAMEAMRILATIKKPMARTVRVALWGGEEEGLYGSLAYVQKHYAPRATMVKTPEYDKLDVYFNDDSGSGRFRAVSALGSDEMASIFRSWIEPIKDVGIIAVTGQTAGATKAPGGTDSTSFSWIGLNGIGFMQDPLEYGSRTHHSNMDLYDRVQKGDVMQGSMIEAWFAYNAATRAEMLPRIETPKPDPTAKGF; encoded by the coding sequence ATGACAGTGATTTATTTAAGAAACAAGCTGGCGGCAGTTGCGTGTGCAGCTGCGGTGGTGATGGGACAAGGTTCGTTCGCGCAGGAGGCGGGCGGCGACAAGGTGGATCTGACCACGTTGAACGCGATCAAGCGCGAGGCGTTTGAACGTTCGCAGGTGATGGAAAATCTTTATTACATGAGCGAGGTGTACGGCCCGCGTGTGAACAACAGCCGTAATCATCGTGCAGCTGCAGAGTGGGCGATGAAGCAGATGAAGGAATGGGGTCTGCAGAATGTTCACCTGGAGTCGTGGGGGCCGTTTGGATACGGTTGGCAGATTAAGAAGTTTTACGGTGCGCTTGAAACACCGGCCTATGCTTCGCTGATTGGATTCCCGCTGGCATGGACGCCGGGCACGGAAGGTCCTGTGACGGCTGAGGCAGTGTGGGCACCGTTGCATAGCGAGCGCGACTTTGAGAAGTACAAGGGCAAGCTGAAGGGCAAGATTGTTCTGATCTTTGATCCGCGCGAACTGGAGATGCACACCGAAGCGGAAGCCAGACGCACGACCGATGCGGAAGTGATGGCGCGCACGATTACGAATGACGTTTCGCGTCCCGGTGGTTTTGGTGGAGCGCGTCCCGGTGCTGCTGCTCCGCGCCCTGGTGACATTACTCCTACGACGACTTCGACTGCTGCGCCCAGCGGCATGGTGCTTCGCAACAAGATCAACAAGTTCCTGAAGGACGAAGGCGCCGCAGTTGCGATTACGCCGGGTTATAACGGCGATGGTGGCACGGTGTTCGCGTCGTACGGTGGTTCGCAGAATCCGAATGATCCTGTTGGACCGCCGATGGCTGCGATCACTCCGGAACAGTACAACCGCGTGGTGCGTTTGCTGCAGCATGGCGAGCATCCGAAGCTGACATTCGATATCCAGGTGGATTATCAGAAGGATGACCTGAATGGCTTCAACGTGATCGGCGAGATTCCGGGAACGACGAAGGCTGATGAAGTTGTGATGGTTGGCGGTCACTTCGATAGCTGGCAGGGTGGCACGGGTGCGACTGACAACGGCACCGGTTCTTCTGTTGCGATGGAAGCGATGCGTATTCTTGCCACAATCAAGAAGCCGATGGCGCGTACGGTTCGTGTTGCGCTGTGGGGTGGTGAAGAAGAGGGTCTGTACGGATCACTGGCGTATGTGCAGAAGCACTATGCGCCGCGCGCCACGATGGTGAAGACGCCTGAGTATGACAAGCTGGACGTCTACTTCAACGACGATTCGGGTTCGGGGCGCTTCCGTGCTGTCTCTGCACTCGGATCGGATGAGATGGCATCGATCTTCCGCTCGTGGATTGAGCCGATCAAGGACGTAGGCATCATCGCAGTGACGGGACAGACCGCTGGTGCGACGAAGGCTCCGGGTGGTACGGATTCCACTTCGTTCTCATGGATTGGGCTGAACGGCATTGGCTTCATGCAGGATCCGTTGGAATACGGCTCGCGCACGCATCACTCCAACATGGATTTGTATGACCGTGTGCAGAAGGGCGATGTGATGCAGGGCTCGATGATTGAAGCGTGGTTTGCTTACAACGCGGCGACGCGTGCTGAGATGTTGCCGCGTATCGAAACTCCGAAGCCGGATCCAACGGCGAAGGGTTTCTAA
- a CDS encoding TonB-dependent receptor yields the protein MSMFTKRSHLALFASAVLVGSVTAGAQTYRGGIGGTVVDASGAAIPQAKIVLKNTETGETRTTNSTQAGTYVFQDLQLGTYAVTISAPGFGDLTLNKIDVNPGAVTPANGKLSVGTSEVVVDVAADTTSEIQTLSSANNAVVGSKAVSEIPLNGRDFTQLRQLAVGYNASGSLNGSRSNQLNYQIDGTDNNDIWQGGTAANQGGVGPIAGVTLPIEAIDQFSIQSSGNAESGHSAGGLVSLGLKTGTNNFHGSAYFYGRSEFFAANDFFAKTGARKTKTRNQQFGGSIGGPIFKDKLFFFTNYERQAYGIQLSSNSLTEPGAAYVSMASGILARHGVTAVNPLSTNLLQALWAGGNASGLAANTSNYVETHQRHGYSDNFVGNLNYILSPKQTLRLQAFIGTGRQAEPANSTSTYWYYQVAPDITQSFSLSDNWAPTDRLSNQIIIATGIFNQTFNDLRHDFNMPGLGLNTGVTSPSLFGAPSITLGSFDTVGVTQPLGRKDYTGHITDSATWVKGRHQIRFGGEVRRSYIDLQYQSGVRGNFTFNGFASRTATLGAGQSAWSNSATQAQLCGTPGATVAANCKDANGNLIDDYSATLNSAGAHAEVLALADFMNGTYSAGSFVQGNLRRDLYRNDLTFFLQDQFKASPKLVLNFGVRHDYFGALSTTGPMSIYRPGATGSDANGLIGVGIPGKPSTYNPSKLNFSPRVGFAYTTSDKLVVRGSYGIYFDSAPFNGFGNNSASTFSGITSTGLQTNPYGGVQNVSLGVGSWQTNQYVWASAAGASNYGLFSISPNLKTAYAQNFNLGMEYQVSRSAVVTLGYVGSTGTHLYGLRDANQAGYWSASAPGNTGGVTSTGALVAATTTANACANSTNISNQSCLLQRRPSFLSKSIANFANVGAVAEAASNNSSNFNSLQATIKSNNWHHLTSQLSWTYGHSLDNGSGFRSTGPTDSNNLSLDYGNAAFDIRHSLNGYLVWEVPQFTQHLAPLTAGWQTTLNAQLHTSAPINIASGDYTGIGMNKDRVSYNGGSYKTGSRSIVTNPDGSKYIQYWSAAAVAGGANAVLQTPAIGTHGNVGRDFFRGPGFYVLDAALAKNTTIYENVKFQFRADLFNLFNILNPNTPTTGLTSSQFGRITGAPTGISSGAPFNVQFAGKIIF from the coding sequence ATGAGTATGTTCACTAAGAGGTCACACCTGGCGCTATTCGCGTCAGCAGTATTGGTAGGCAGCGTTACAGCAGGCGCACAGACGTACCGCGGCGGTATTGGCGGCACGGTTGTAGACGCTTCGGGCGCAGCCATCCCACAGGCAAAGATTGTTCTGAAGAACACGGAAACCGGCGAAACACGTACGACGAACAGCACGCAAGCCGGCACCTATGTGTTCCAGGATCTACAGCTGGGTACTTATGCGGTGACGATCTCCGCGCCTGGCTTCGGCGATCTGACACTGAACAAGATTGATGTGAACCCGGGTGCTGTGACCCCGGCGAACGGCAAGCTTTCTGTTGGTACATCGGAAGTTGTGGTCGATGTAGCTGCAGATACCACTTCTGAAATCCAGACGCTTTCGTCGGCGAACAACGCCGTTGTAGGAAGCAAGGCGGTTTCCGAGATTCCGCTGAATGGACGTGACTTCACGCAGCTGCGGCAGCTTGCTGTTGGCTACAACGCCAGCGGTTCGTTGAATGGTTCGCGCTCCAACCAGTTGAACTACCAGATCGACGGTACGGACAACAACGACATCTGGCAGGGCGGTACGGCTGCCAACCAGGGTGGCGTTGGTCCTATCGCGGGTGTAACGCTGCCGATCGAAGCGATCGATCAGTTCTCCATTCAGTCGTCGGGTAATGCAGAATCGGGCCACAGTGCTGGTGGTCTCGTATCTCTGGGCCTGAAGACTGGTACGAACAACTTCCATGGTTCGGCTTACTTCTATGGCCGTAGTGAATTCTTTGCAGCGAATGACTTCTTTGCCAAGACCGGTGCGCGTAAAACGAAGACCCGCAATCAGCAGTTCGGCGGATCTATCGGCGGACCGATTTTCAAGGACAAGCTGTTCTTCTTCACCAACTATGAGCGCCAGGCATATGGCATTCAGCTCTCCAGCAACTCGCTGACGGAACCGGGTGCTGCCTATGTCTCAATGGCGTCGGGGATTCTGGCACGTCACGGTGTGACTGCCGTGAATCCTCTGTCCACGAATCTGTTGCAGGCGCTTTGGGCAGGCGGTAACGCTTCCGGCCTTGCTGCGAACACCAGCAACTATGTGGAAACACACCAGCGTCATGGTTACAGCGACAACTTCGTTGGCAACCTGAATTACATCCTGTCGCCGAAGCAGACCCTTCGTCTGCAGGCATTTATCGGTACGGGACGTCAGGCAGAACCTGCCAACAGCACCAGCACGTACTGGTACTACCAGGTGGCTCCGGACATCACGCAGAGCTTCTCGCTGTCTGACAACTGGGCACCCACGGATCGCCTGTCGAACCAGATCATTATTGCGACTGGCATCTTCAACCAGACATTCAACGATCTCCGTCATGACTTCAACATGCCGGGTCTTGGCCTGAATACTGGCGTGACGAGTCCTTCCTTGTTTGGTGCTCCGTCGATCACTCTGGGCAGCTTTGACACTGTGGGTGTGACGCAGCCCCTGGGTCGTAAGGACTACACCGGCCACATCACGGATTCGGCAACGTGGGTAAAGGGTCGTCACCAGATCCGCTTCGGTGGTGAAGTTCGGCGAAGCTACATCGATCTGCAGTACCAGAGCGGTGTGCGCGGCAACTTTACGTTCAACGGATTCGCTTCCAGAACGGCAACGCTTGGAGCCGGTCAGAGTGCATGGTCGAACTCCGCAACGCAGGCTCAGCTTTGCGGCACGCCCGGCGCCACAGTCGCAGCGAACTGCAAGGATGCGAACGGCAACCTGATCGACGATTACAGTGCAACGCTCAATTCGGCAGGTGCTCACGCCGAAGTGCTGGCGCTGGCGGATTTCATGAACGGCACGTACTCTGCTGGATCGTTTGTTCAGGGCAACCTGCGCCGCGACCTGTACCGTAACGACCTGACGTTCTTCCTTCAGGACCAGTTCAAGGCTTCACCGAAACTGGTGTTGAACTTTGGTGTGCGCCACGACTACTTCGGAGCGCTTTCCACCACTGGTCCAATGTCGATCTACCGTCCTGGTGCTACGGGTTCCGATGCGAATGGTTTGATCGGTGTGGGCATCCCCGGAAAGCCTTCAACCTATAACCCGAGCAAGTTGAACTTCTCTCCGCGTGTTGGCTTTGCTTACACCACGAGCGATAAGTTGGTGGTCCGTGGAAGCTACGGCATCTACTTCGATTCGGCACCGTTCAACGGCTTTGGCAACAACAGCGCGAGCACGTTCTCTGGAATCACATCGACTGGTCTGCAAACCAATCCTTATGGTGGCGTGCAGAACGTGTCATTGGGTGTGGGCTCATGGCAGACGAACCAGTATGTATGGGCAAGCGCTGCTGGAGCTTCTAACTACGGTCTGTTCTCTATCAGCCCCAACCTGAAGACGGCGTACGCGCAGAACTTCAACCTGGGAATGGAGTATCAGGTAAGCCGTAGCGCGGTAGTCACGCTGGGCTACGTCGGTTCCACGGGTACGCACCTGTATGGTCTGCGTGACGCCAACCAGGCGGGGTACTGGTCAGCGTCAGCTCCTGGCAATACCGGTGGTGTGACAAGCACGGGTGCACTGGTGGCAGCAACAACAACCGCCAATGCCTGCGCGAACTCCACGAACATCTCCAACCAGAGCTGCTTGCTGCAGCGCCGTCCTTCGTTCCTGAGCAAGTCCATCGCAAACTTCGCGAACGTAGGCGCGGTGGCGGAGGCTGCGAGCAACAACTCATCGAACTTCAACTCGCTGCAGGCAACGATCAAGTCCAACAACTGGCACCACCTGACGAGCCAGTTGTCATGGACCTACGGTCACTCTCTGGACAACGGCTCGGGCTTCCGCAGCACGGGTCCGACCGACTCCAACAACCTGTCGCTGGATTACGGCAACGCCGCATTTGATATCCGTCATTCGCTGAATGGATACCTGGTGTGGGAAGTGCCGCAGTTCACGCAGCATCTTGCTCCGCTGACCGCAGGCTGGCAGACGACTCTGAATGCCCAGCTTCATACCTCGGCACCCATCAACATTGCTTCGGGTGATTACACCGGCATCGGTATGAACAAGGACCGCGTTTCCTACAATGGCGGTTCTTATAAGACGGGCAGTCGTAGCATCGTAACGAACCCCGATGGTAGCAAGTACATCCAGTACTGGTCGGCTGCTGCTGTTGCAGGCGGCGCCAATGCGGTACTGCAGACTCCAGCCATTGGAACGCATGGCAACGTGGGCCGCGACTTCTTCCGCGGACCCGGCTTCTATGTGCTCGACGCGGCGCTGGCGAAGAACACGACGATCTATGAGAACGTCAAGTTCCAGTTCCGTGCGGATCTGTTCAACCTGTTCAACATCCTGAACCCGAACACTCCGACGACTGGTCTCACCAGCTCGCAGTTCGGTCGTATCACCGGTGCTCCGACTGGTATTTCTTCGGGTGCTCCGTTCAACGTACAGTTCGCCGGAAAGATCATCTTCTAA
- a CDS encoding ABC transporter permease, whose translation MIHELFTRLGFLFRRRPANDLDEELRTHMEQSIESKIASGMSPEEARRQAGIEFGSMEAAREQTADAHPRSWFGILGQDLRFGLRSLKRDRGFAIVSILILALGIGANVAVFSLVNTILLRPLPFQDPDRVVWLQPAKTGGGLSGSTYSSDAYDDVAAMNRSFTGVTGYFAFSAPNNMKLTGQSVPQPITGIGVLTNFMDVLGIKPELGRGFLNEDGRKNAPPVALLSHAFWKTHFHSDPNIVGKSISVDNAPLTIVGVLPQAFDFGATFSPGSRVDVLTAFSLDEGREWGNIVTLIARMKPGVTAQQASAEAATLFPQLYWGKRYPDTKGNYGPAVAIPMKEHVAGQIRRSLYLLWAAVAMILLIVCVNLSNLLLGRAATRSKEFSVRFALGASRSRLIRQLLTESALLSLFGAIFGIALAEGIVQWLAHQGSVALPLLSELRVDTASLLWTLLLAIVVTILFGIMPSLRITGGDLQSQLKDSGPGTSEGRSHERLRNALVVSEIALACVLIVSAGLLLRSFLRVLDIDLGYQPTQASTITVDRPNLKGEERYAFYRNLVHEVSTIPGIQSVGFSDNLPLARNRTWGAPGIKGVKYGPSERMPTFVYVISPGYLPTMGMHLRGRDISWNDTKTSELVIVLNEKAARALFPNGDAVDHMVVMSGKDVRIVGVVPDVHETDVEASSAWQVYLPVTQDWGENGVELVVRSTLPADTLGPTIMQTLRKLNPGQPAMQLRPLQEFVDHSTSPRRFFAILVAAFAGTGLILACLGIYGVISYSVTRKTQEIGIRMALGASRDVVLRGIIGRTLQLAAIGIIVGSIASFIVAQGISAMLYGTQPTDATTFTATLILLLTVALLAGYLPARRASQIDPMAALRTQ comes from the coding sequence ATGATCCACGAACTCTTCACTCGCCTCGGTTTCCTCTTCCGCCGCCGCCCCGCCAACGACCTCGACGAGGAGCTTCGCACGCACATGGAACAGTCCATCGAAAGCAAAATCGCATCCGGCATGTCGCCAGAAGAAGCGCGCCGTCAGGCTGGTATTGAGTTCGGCAGCATGGAAGCCGCGCGTGAACAAACAGCAGACGCGCATCCACGCTCATGGTTCGGCATCCTTGGCCAGGACCTTCGCTTTGGTCTTCGCTCGCTCAAGCGCGACCGCGGCTTTGCAATCGTCTCCATCCTGATCCTTGCGCTGGGCATTGGTGCGAACGTTGCCGTCTTCAGTCTCGTGAACACAATCCTTCTTCGACCGCTGCCGTTTCAAGACCCGGACCGTGTCGTGTGGCTGCAACCTGCAAAGACAGGCGGCGGCCTATCCGGCTCCACGTATTCGTCAGACGCCTATGACGACGTAGCCGCCATGAACCGTTCATTCACAGGCGTCACGGGCTACTTCGCATTCTCCGCGCCCAACAACATGAAGCTCACCGGCCAGAGCGTACCGCAACCCATCACTGGTATCGGCGTGCTGACGAACTTCATGGATGTACTCGGCATCAAGCCCGAACTCGGCCGCGGTTTCCTGAATGAGGATGGACGCAAGAACGCACCGCCAGTCGCGCTGTTATCGCACGCCTTCTGGAAGACGCATTTCCACTCCGACCCAAACATCGTCGGCAAATCCATCTCCGTAGATAACGCGCCACTCACCATCGTCGGCGTGCTTCCACAGGCGTTTGATTTCGGCGCCACGTTTTCTCCCGGCTCGCGAGTCGATGTCCTCACCGCCTTTAGCCTCGATGAAGGGCGCGAGTGGGGCAACATCGTCACACTCATCGCACGCATGAAACCCGGCGTCACGGCACAACAGGCTTCAGCAGAAGCGGCCACGCTGTTTCCGCAGCTTTACTGGGGCAAGCGCTACCCCGATACCAAGGGCAACTACGGTCCTGCCGTCGCCATTCCCATGAAGGAGCATGTCGCCGGACAGATTCGCCGTTCGCTTTACTTGCTCTGGGCAGCCGTCGCCATGATCCTGCTCATCGTCTGCGTGAATCTCTCCAACCTTCTCCTGGGTCGCGCCGCAACCCGCAGCAAAGAGTTCTCGGTCCGCTTCGCACTCGGTGCCAGCCGCAGCCGACTCATCCGGCAGTTGCTCACCGAAAGCGCACTGCTCTCTCTTTTCGGAGCGATCTTCGGCATCGCTCTCGCGGAAGGAATCGTGCAGTGGCTCGCGCACCAGGGTTCCGTCGCTCTCCCGCTTCTCTCTGAGCTTCGCGTCGATACCGCGTCGCTTCTGTGGACCCTGCTTCTCGCAATTGTCGTAACGATTCTCTTCGGCATCATGCCCAGCCTTCGTATCACTGGCGGAGACTTGCAATCGCAACTGAAAGACAGCGGCCCCGGAACAAGTGAAGGCCGTTCGCATGAACGCCTACGCAACGCGCTCGTCGTCAGCGAGATCGCATTGGCGTGCGTCCTCATCGTCAGCGCGGGCCTGTTGTTGCGCAGCTTTCTGCGCGTTCTCGACATCGACCTCGGCTACCAACCCACACAGGCCTCCACCATCACGGTGGATCGCCCGAACCTGAAAGGGGAAGAGCGGTATGCCTTCTATCGCAACCTGGTGCACGAGGTTTCCACCATACCCGGCATCCAGAGCGTAGGGTTCTCTGACAACCTTCCTCTTGCACGCAATCGCACATGGGGTGCTCCGGGTATCAAAGGCGTGAAGTACGGTCCAAGCGAACGCATGCCCACCTTCGTCTATGTCATCTCGCCCGGCTATCTGCCCACCATGGGCATGCATCTGCGCGGTCGTGACATCTCATGGAACGACACAAAAACATCAGAACTCGTCATCGTCCTCAATGAGAAAGCAGCACGCGCTCTCTTCCCCAATGGCGATGCGGTCGATCACATGGTGGTCATGAGCGGTAAGGATGTCCGCATCGTCGGCGTCGTCCCCGACGTTCACGAAACCGATGTGGAAGCCAGCTCCGCATGGCAGGTCTATCTACCCGTCACGCAGGACTGGGGCGAAAACGGCGTAGAACTCGTCGTGCGCAGCACGCTACCCGCAGACACACTCGGCCCCACCATCATGCAAACACTACGCAAACTGAACCCCGGCCAACCCGCCATGCAACTGCGCCCCTTGCAGGAATTCGTGGACCACTCCACCTCACCACGACGCTTCTTCGCAATCCTCGTCGCAGCCTTCGCGGGAACAGGATTGATCCTCGCCTGCCTCGGCATCTACGGCGTCATCTCCTACTCCGTCACACGCAAGACACAGGAGATTGGTATCCGCATGGCACTCGGCGCATCACGCGACGTGGTGCTACGCGGCATCATCGGCAGAACTCTACAACTCGCAGCCATCGGCATTATCGTGGGCTCCATCGCATCCTTCATCGTGGCGCAAGGCATCAGCGCCATGCTCTACGGAACCCAACCAACAGATGCAACTACCTTCACCGCAACCCTCATACTGCTGCTCACAGTAGCTCTCCTCGCAGGCTATCTGCCAGCAAGACGAGCCTCACAAATCGACCCCATGGCCGCACTGCGCACGCAATAG
- a CDS encoding carboxypeptidase-like regulatory domain-containing protein, with protein sequence MATSAVLIGSVVAGAQTFRGTVSGTVTDSTGAIVANASVELRNPATAAAIQSKSNGAGNFSFPEIAPGKYELTVTAPGFATRKVSDIDVQVTKVATIDVTLSVGAESTVVDVAAGNTVSPDTESSALVTVVDNKAVAELPLNGRDFTRLVRYAPGVAALSNSVNGSRTASINFQVDGADNVDAWLGIVASNQGGIASVAGGLIPIEAIDQFSMQSGGAADQGRNAGANSNMVLKSGTNNLHGDVFYFDRNEFFAAISPVAPVGSRKQFLRNHQGGFTLGGPVWKDKTFFFVAGEIQIAKINTALTDTVLTDSWISGATSFMNAWRGGLATSPAVSQLSTNLYGLLFPASSKGGPATTSNYFAQGTTNYNSYNGIIKLDQRFGEKNTLSVRYLGTTGKQTAPTGSYYADYYQTAPMHIHNFSVVDNHIFNSKILNQLTLGVNYFLQTFNDANQNFFPQAKAGLNLGITNPIVAQGAPTINVSSFDITGATQPSGRTDVTGHITDSLHWTLGRHQFVFGGEYRRGDINQLYFSSSRGTFNFDGTRGPWFRATNGTGATGSTCNANSLTYAASLGFTTSAACNNLAYIADFLAGQPTASSGARLLQGNAQRVWLMNTEEAWVADTFKVSPKLTLNLGVRYSVPGVIHSQVDDTYSFRPASGSNAAGFYKPMYNQYYASVAPRIGFAYSPREDNSTVIRGFVGRFYDTVAMSAFASGTTGNGGAAYSQNNPAGPDAAAIYINNAVSWQVNVNPFVGAAAPTVGAVGVDPSIRMPYADEFNLNIEQQVSKKTLMTVGYVGTLGRNLLTYFDLNQPLASGSTAYNARPYATQTSFVNESAAFVGGALQGINQLRGSATSNYNALQVSVRQADWKGFSGNLNYTWSKSMDTSSATGTPMNSYNLKADYGPSTFDGRNNLNGYVFYTVPQFFHAMPRVTKGFQLNASFQYSSGLPLSPTVSTDNSRTYQLKDRPNVNAGVNPYTGLQLSTSTSSGRQYRWMQNAGAFTAAPVGTYGNERRDAYVGPNFRTIDFSLFKHTPITEKINTEFRAEVFNIFNFNNFASPSVSNISSSTFGLITNTRNGASAPGIGFGEPFNVQFAFKVTF encoded by the coding sequence TTGGCAACTTCAGCTGTTCTCATCGGCAGTGTCGTTGCAGGAGCTCAGACGTTTCGTGGAACGGTGAGCGGTACGGTTACTGATAGCACAGGCGCGATCGTTGCGAATGCTTCAGTGGAGTTGAGAAATCCTGCGACGGCCGCAGCGATCCAGAGCAAGTCGAACGGTGCCGGCAACTTCAGCTTCCCTGAAATTGCGCCGGGTAAGTATGAGTTGACGGTTACTGCTCCGGGCTTTGCGACGCGCAAGGTGTCTGACATCGATGTGCAGGTAACGAAGGTCGCCACGATTGATGTGACACTCAGCGTGGGTGCGGAGAGCACAGTTGTCGACGTTGCTGCGGGCAACACGGTTTCGCCTGACACGGAATCGAGCGCGCTGGTGACCGTGGTGGACAACAAGGCCGTTGCGGAACTGCCGTTGAATGGCCGTGACTTCACACGATTGGTACGCTATGCGCCGGGTGTGGCTGCGCTCTCCAACTCAGTGAACGGATCGCGTACGGCTTCCATCAACTTTCAGGTGGACGGCGCGGATAACGTGGATGCGTGGCTTGGCATTGTGGCCTCGAATCAGGGTGGCATCGCGAGCGTTGCAGGCGGCTTGATTCCGATTGAAGCGATCGATCAGTTCTCGATGCAGAGCGGTGGTGCTGCGGATCAAGGCCGCAATGCTGGTGCAAACAGCAACATGGTGCTGAAGTCCGGCACGAATAATCTGCATGGCGACGTGTTCTACTTCGACCGCAACGAATTCTTCGCGGCGATTTCTCCTGTGGCTCCAGTTGGTAGCCGCAAGCAGTTCCTGCGTAATCACCAGGGCGGTTTCACGTTGGGTGGCCCGGTGTGGAAGGACAAGACGTTCTTCTTCGTCGCAGGTGAAATTCAGATTGCAAAGATCAACACTGCTCTGACCGACACGGTGCTGACGGACTCGTGGATTTCGGGTGCGACATCGTTCATGAATGCATGGCGTGGTGGGCTTGCGACTTCGCCCGCGGTAAGCCAGCTCAGTACGAACCTCTATGGTTTGCTGTTCCCTGCAAGTTCGAAGGGCGGTCCTGCAACGACCAGCAACTACTTCGCGCAGGGCACCACCAACTACAACTCGTATAACGGCATCATCAAACTGGATCAGCGCTTTGGCGAGAAGAACACGCTGAGCGTGCGCTATCTGGGTACGACCGGTAAGCAGACCGCGCCGACGGGTTCGTATTATGCGGACTACTATCAGACCGCACCGATGCACATCCATAACTTCTCTGTGGTGGACAACCACATCTTCAACAGCAAAATTTTGAACCAGTTGACGCTGGGCGTGAACTACTTCCTGCAGACGTTCAATGACGCAAATCAGAACTTCTTCCCACAGGCGAAGGCTGGTTTGAACCTGGGCATCACGAATCCGATTGTGGCGCAGGGCGCACCGACCATCAACGTCAGCAGCTTCGATATCACCGGCGCGACGCAGCCTTCAGGTCGTACCGATGTTACGGGTCACATTACAGATTCATTGCACTGGACGCTGGGTCGTCACCAGTTTGTGTTTGGTGGTGAGTATCGCCGTGGCGATATCAACCAGCTTTACTTCTCGTCATCGCGTGGCACGTTTAATTTTGATGGCACGCGTGGCCCGTGGTTCCGCGCCACGAACGGTACGGGTGCAACAGGTTCCACGTGCAATGCCAACTCGTTGACGTATGCAGCGAGCCTTGGCTTTACTACTTCTGCAGCTTGCAACAACCTGGCTTACATCGCAGACTTCCTTGCAGGCCAGCCGACGGCATCGTCCGGCGCACGACTGTTGCAGGGGAATGCGCAGCGCGTGTGGTTGATGAACACGGAAGAGGCGTGGGTCGCAGATACCTTTAAGGTGAGTCCGAAGCTGACGTTGAACCTGGGTGTGCGCTACTCGGTTCCGGGCGTAATTCATTCGCAGGTGGATGATACGTACAGCTTCCGTCCAGCGAGTGGCTCGAATGCGGCAGGCTTCTACAAGCCGATGTACAACCAGTACTACGCTTCGGTTGCACCGCGTATCGGTTTTGCGTACTCGCCACGTGAGGACAACTCTACTGTTATTCGCGGCTTTGTCGGTCGGTTCTACGATACGGTTGCGATGAGTGCGTTCGCCTCGGGTACCACGGGCAATGGCGGTGCAGCGTACTCGCAGAACAATCCCGCAGGCCCCGATGCAGCTGCTATCTATATCAACAATGCAGTGAGCTGGCAGGTAAATGTGAATCCATTCGTTGGAGCGGCTGCTCCCACGGTTGGTGCGGTTGGTGTCGATCCGAGCATCCGCATGCCGTACGCCGATGAGTTCAACCTAAACATTGAGCAGCAGGTGAGCAAGAAGACGCTGATGACGGTTGGTTACGTTGGAACGCTCGGCCGCAATCTGCTTACTTATTTCGATCTCAACCAGCCGCTTGCCAGCGGATCGACAGCCTACAACGCTCGTCCTTACGCGACGCAGACCTCGTTCGTGAATGAGAGTGCCGCGTTCGTTGGCGGCGCGTTGCAGGGCATCAATCAGCTTCGCGGATCTGCCACATCAAACTACAACGCGCTCCAGGTGAGCGTACGTCAGGCTGACTGGAAGGGTTTCTCTGGAAACCTGAACTACACATGGAGCAAGTCCATGGATACCAGTTCTGCAACCGGAACGCCGATGAACAGCTATAACCTGAAGGCGGATTACGGTCCGAGCACGTTCGATGGTCGTAACAACTTGAACGGCTACGTCTTCTACACGGTGCCGCAGTTCTTCCATGCGATGCCACGCGTGACGAAGGGCTTTCAGTTGAATGCGTCGTTCCAGTACTCTTCGGGTCTGCCGTTGAGCCCGACGGTAAGCACGGATAACAGCCGCACGTACCAGTTGAAGGATCGTCCGAATGTGAACGCCGGAGTCAATCCTTATACGGGTCTGCAGTTGTCGACCAGCACCAGCAGTGGACGGCAGTATCGCTGGATGCAGAATGCCGGAGCGTTTACAGCGGCTCCTGTGGGGACTTACGGTAACGAGCGCCGCGATGCGTATGTTGGTCCTAACTTCCGCACGATTGACTTCTCTTTGTTCAAGCACACGCCGATCACAGAGAAGATCAACACGGAGTTCCGTGCCGAGGTGTTCAACATTTTCAACTTCAACAACTTTGCCAGCCCGAGTGTGAGCAACATTAGCAGCAGCACGTTCGGCCTGATCACCAATACACGTAACGGTGCGTCGGCTCCGGGTATCGGATTTGGCGAACCGTTCAATGTGCAGTTCGCCTTCAAAGTTACTTTCTAA